A single region of the Thermotoga profunda AZM34c06 genome encodes:
- the leuS gene encoding leucine--tRNA ligase, with the protein MSKYEPKEIETKWQRYWEENGMFKTAQYSDLPKYYMLVMFPYPSGTLHVGHVKNYVIGDAVARYKRMCGYNVLHPFGYDAFGLPAENAAIERKIHPHDWTMKNINTIRGQIKKLGISYDWDREVITCIEPYYKWTEWVFLKLYEAGLAYKKKAAVNWCPKCMTSLANEQVKDGRCERCDTPVTIKHLEQWFFKITNYAERLLKDLDKLTGWPEHVKTMQRNWIGESKGARIKFKVDGLDTEIEVFTTRPDTLWGVTFMALAPESPLVEQLVLPQLHKDLEDFLKYVGQQDRFKRGAVDTEKEGFFTGRYAVNPVNGEKIPIYVANYVLMEYGTGAVMGVPAHDQRDYEFAMKYNIPIRQVIKPLEDVTVNKAYDGPGVMINSGLLSGTPVPEGIDKVISWLEEKGLGKKAVQYKLRDWLISRQRYWGAPIPIIYCDHCGIVPVPEKDLPVRLPYNVEFLPTGQSPLMLNDEFRKTTCPKCGRPALREADTMDTFVDSSWYFLRYVNPKLDNAPFKKEDVDHWLPVDQYVGGVEHAILHLLYSRFITKVLHDLGYLSFDEPFENLFTQGMIYKDGAKMSKSKGNVVSPDDMIEKYGADTLRMYILFMGPPERDAEWNDAGIEGVNRFIRKAWTVVDQIISISNHDKSEFTEKERELRRKLHSSLKKITQDMEGGFKFNTAISGLMELVNAVSDYMEDIPQEKWNTEILREFAENFLLMISPFAPHFAEELWHKMGKATSIMKERWPQYDSQALIVQEIEIAVQINGKVRDRIKVPIDANQDEVLKLALLSDKVKKFLDGEPKKVLYVQGRLLNIVV; encoded by the coding sequence GTGTCGAAATATGAGCCCAAGGAAATAGAAACGAAATGGCAAAGGTATTGGGAAGAAAATGGCATGTTCAAAACTGCTCAATATTCTGATCTTCCAAAATACTATATGCTCGTGATGTTTCCATATCCATCTGGCACACTACACGTTGGGCATGTAAAAAACTACGTGATAGGAGATGCAGTGGCACGATATAAAAGGATGTGTGGTTATAATGTCTTACATCCTTTTGGTTATGATGCCTTTGGTCTGCCAGCCGAAAACGCCGCAATTGAAAGAAAGATACACCCACATGACTGGACCATGAAAAATATCAACACAATAAGAGGTCAAATAAAAAAACTCGGTATAAGTTACGATTGGGATAGAGAGGTCATAACCTGCATTGAACCATACTACAAATGGACTGAATGGGTCTTTCTAAAGCTTTACGAAGCAGGACTTGCCTATAAGAAAAAGGCAGCCGTCAATTGGTGCCCAAAATGTATGACATCACTGGCAAATGAACAAGTGAAAGATGGTAGATGCGAGAGATGTGATACACCTGTGACTATAAAACATCTGGAGCAGTGGTTTTTCAAGATAACAAACTACGCGGAAAGACTTCTGAAGGACTTGGATAAACTCACCGGTTGGCCCGAACATGTCAAGACAATGCAAAGAAATTGGATTGGAGAAAGTAAAGGAGCAAGAATAAAGTTCAAAGTGGATGGTTTAGATACAGAAATCGAGGTTTTCACCACAAGACCAGATACACTCTGGGGAGTAACCTTCATGGCGTTGGCACCAGAATCACCACTCGTTGAACAATTGGTGCTGCCACAGCTACACAAAGACCTTGAGGATTTTCTGAAATACGTTGGCCAACAAGATAGATTCAAAAGAGGGGCAGTCGATACCGAAAAAGAAGGTTTCTTCACAGGAAGATATGCAGTTAACCCTGTCAATGGTGAAAAGATACCCATATATGTTGCCAATTACGTTCTCATGGAATATGGCACGGGTGCAGTGATGGGTGTTCCTGCTCATGATCAGCGAGATTATGAATTTGCAATGAAATACAACATACCCATAAGACAGGTTATAAAACCGCTGGAAGACGTTACTGTGAACAAGGCGTACGACGGACCTGGAGTGATGATCAACAGTGGATTGCTCAGCGGCACGCCAGTTCCCGAAGGTATCGACAAGGTCATATCGTGGTTGGAAGAAAAAGGATTGGGGAAAAAGGCTGTACAGTATAAATTGAGAGATTGGTTGATTTCTCGACAACGCTATTGGGGAGCACCGATACCAATAATCTACTGCGATCACTGTGGAATAGTTCCAGTACCGGAGAAAGATCTACCGGTTAGGCTCCCATACAATGTAGAATTTCTGCCAACTGGTCAGTCACCGTTGATGCTAAACGATGAATTCAGAAAAACAACTTGTCCAAAATGTGGTAGACCAGCACTCAGAGAAGCTGACACAATGGATACGTTTGTTGATTCTTCGTGGTATTTTTTGAGGTATGTCAATCCTAAATTGGATAACGCCCCATTCAAAAAAGAAGATGTTGATCATTGGTTGCCTGTCGATCAATATGTGGGTGGAGTGGAACATGCCATATTGCACCTACTCTATTCGAGATTCATAACAAAAGTACTACACGATTTGGGATATCTCAGTTTTGATGAACCATTCGAAAATCTTTTCACTCAGGGAATGATCTATAAAGATGGTGCAAAGATGTCAAAGAGCAAAGGCAATGTTGTTTCACCAGACGATATGATTGAAAAATATGGAGCCGACACACTCAGAATGTACATCCTTTTCATGGGACCACCTGAAAGAGATGCCGAATGGAACGATGCTGGTATCGAAGGTGTTAACAGATTCATAAGAAAAGCGTGGACTGTGGTTGACCAAATAATCTCTATTTCAAATCATGACAAATCTGAATTCACAGAAAAAGAAAGAGAGCTCAGAAGAAAATTGCATTCTTCTTTGAAAAAGATCACACAAGATATGGAAGGCGGTTTCAAATTCAACACAGCCATAAGTGGATTAATGGAATTGGTAAATGCCGTCTCTGATTACATGGAAGATATACCACAGGAAAAGTGGAATACCGAGATTTTGAGAGAGTTTGCCGAGAATTTCTTGCTCATGATCTCCCCATTTGCTCCTCATTTTGCCGAAGAACTCTGGCACAAAATGGGAAAGGCCACTTCAATAATGAAAGAAAGATGGCCTCAGTACGACTCACAAGCACTGATTGTTCAGGAAATTGAGATAGCCGTACAGATAAATGGTAAGGTCAGAGACAGAATAAAAGTTCCAATCGATGCCAATCAAGACGAAGTATTGAAACTTGCCCTTTTGAGTGATAAAGTCAAAAAATTTCTCGATGGCGAACCAAAGAAGGTGCTCTATGTACAAGGAAGACTCCTCAATATAGTTGTTTAA
- the rpe gene encoding ribulose-phosphate 3-epimerase, with amino-acid sequence MVMISASILASDLSRLGEEIKRVEPYIDMVHLDVMDGVFVPNITFGLPLLEAVKRCTSLPIDAHLMIVQPEKYVERFVDAGASIVTVHYETCLHLHRTIYQIKDKGAQAYVALNPHTPVEMLSDILNDIDGILIMTVNPGFSGQKFIKNTTEKIKRLSKIIQQKDLKIKIMVDGGINEDTVTDVVCSGAQILVMGYGIFRYDPASFRKKLEEIKCS; translated from the coding sequence ATGGTGATGATTTCTGCATCGATATTGGCAAGTGATCTGTCAAGACTTGGTGAGGAGATCAAAAGAGTCGAGCCATATATAGATATGGTCCATCTGGATGTGATGGATGGCGTCTTTGTACCAAATATAACCTTTGGATTACCATTACTTGAGGCCGTGAAAAGATGTACCAGTTTGCCGATAGATGCACATTTGATGATCGTTCAACCAGAAAAATACGTCGAGAGATTTGTCGATGCAGGCGCTTCGATAGTCACTGTACATTATGAAACGTGTTTGCACCTGCACAGAACTATTTACCAGATCAAAGATAAAGGCGCACAAGCCTACGTGGCACTCAATCCACACACTCCAGTGGAAATGCTTTCAGATATTCTAAACGATATTGACGGTATTTTGATCATGACAGTTAATCCCGGGTTTTCTGGCCAAAAATTCATAAAAAACACCACTGAAAAAATCAAAAGACTTTCGAAAATAATTCAACAAAAGGATTTGAAGATCAAGATAATGGTCGATGGTGGAATAAATGAAGACACAGTGACTGACGTAGTGTGTAGTGGCGCACAGATATTGGTAATGGGATATGGAATTTTTAGGTATGATCCTGCTTCTTTCAGAAAGAAACTGGAGGAGATAAAATGCTCCTGA
- the rlmN gene encoding 23S rRNA (adenine(2503)-C(2))-methyltransferase RlmN has protein sequence MSYDEFLTAIKELGLERYRADQVLDWVYKKHVFVFEKMTNLSKEHRNMLTEKFSIDLPEIVEKRVSSLDKTTKYLYKLQDGNTIESVLLFHEGYATACISTQVGCPVKCSFCATGQSGFVRNLSTGEIVSQILAIEKDSNQTIRNIVYMGMGEPLLNYDNVLKSVRILIHEKTKNVGIRRITISTVGIPEKILKLSDEGLDLNLAISLHASTDEKRDQIIPMNKRYSIEEVLHAARIYQEKSDRRVTIEYILIREFNDFDEDARRLAKLLKGMKVFVNLIPINPVVSNMERPTQWKINRFKEILIESGVEAEIRYEKGADIEAACGQLRIRNLQR, from the coding sequence ATGAGCTATGATGAATTTTTAACGGCAATTAAAGAACTTGGACTTGAAAGATATCGAGCCGATCAGGTGCTTGATTGGGTTTACAAAAAGCACGTCTTTGTTTTTGAGAAAATGACAAATCTTTCCAAAGAGCATAGAAATATGCTCACTGAAAAATTCTCCATTGATCTACCAGAGATAGTGGAAAAAAGAGTTTCTTCACTGGATAAGACAACAAAGTATCTTTATAAATTGCAAGATGGCAATACTATAGAGTCTGTACTTTTATTCCATGAAGGTTATGCCACTGCTTGCATATCTACACAAGTGGGTTGTCCAGTCAAATGCAGTTTCTGTGCAACGGGTCAGAGTGGTTTTGTAAGAAATCTTTCAACTGGTGAAATCGTTTCACAGATTCTCGCTATCGAGAAAGATTCAAACCAAACGATAAGAAACATAGTTTACATGGGAATGGGAGAACCATTACTCAATTATGATAATGTTCTCAAGAGTGTGAGAATACTCATACATGAAAAGACGAAGAATGTCGGTATAAGACGTATAACTATAAGCACAGTGGGTATACCTGAAAAGATTTTGAAACTCTCCGACGAAGGACTTGATCTGAACCTTGCAATATCACTGCATGCATCAACTGATGAGAAAAGAGATCAGATAATTCCAATGAACAAAAGATATTCCATAGAAGAAGTACTCCACGCAGCAAGAATTTACCAAGAAAAATCAGACCGCAGAGTAACGATAGAATATATACTCATAAGAGAATTCAATGATTTCGATGAAGACGCAAGAAGACTTGCAAAATTACTTAAAGGTATGAAAGTTTTTGTAAACTTAATTCCGATAAATCCCGTTGTTTCTAATATGGAAAGACCGACTCAATGGAAGATCAATAGATTCAAAGAAATCTTGATCGAATCAGGTGTGGAAGCAGAAATAAGATATGAGAAGGGAGCGGACATAGAAGCAGCATGCGGACAGCTAAGAATCAGAAATCTTCAGCGCTGA
- a CDS encoding PASTA domain-containing protein has product MRTAKNQKSSALRTVFIFLLYMFLGMVVGGVIFLSYFLIRPQTVEIPDVKGFEIDRAIEELKRSGVKPGQIFGTGLVDHTYPNAGQKVRKNRTVIIFLREPQQMTIPDLVGAPKETAVKVLTEMGFQIRIVQMPFKGTDGRVMGIYPPAGSSLKQNGEVSILVDSGEPGEGSGSEK; this is encoded by the coding sequence ATGCGGACAGCTAAGAATCAGAAATCTTCAGCGCTGAGGACAGTCTTCATCTTTTTGCTTTACATGTTTCTTGGTATGGTAGTAGGTGGTGTGATCTTTCTGAGTTATTTTTTGATTCGTCCTCAGACAGTTGAGATACCCGATGTAAAAGGTTTTGAGATCGACCGAGCCATTGAGGAATTGAAAAGATCCGGCGTAAAACCAGGACAGATATTTGGAACAGGGCTGGTAGACCATACCTATCCAAATGCTGGACAGAAAGTACGAAAAAACAGAACGGTCATTATTTTTCTCAGAGAACCTCAGCAGATGACTATTCCAGATCTTGTCGGTGCTCCTAAGGAAACTGCCGTGAAGGTCCTAACTGAGATGGGTTTCCAAATAAGGATTGTACAGATGCCATTCAAAGGAACAGATGGCAGAGTCATGGGGATCTATCCCCCAGCAGGGAGTTCTTTGAAACAAAACGGTGAGGTGTCGATTCTGGTTGATTCTGGTGAACCAGGGGAGGGGTCAGGTTCTGAGAAGTAG
- the rdgB gene encoding RdgB/HAM1 family non-canonical purine NTP pyrophosphatase, protein MLLIATRNKHKIEEIKRFVPREIEVVSLDDLGVKLQAPEDGNSFVENSIKKAIFYGNITKQRTIADDSGLVIDALDGFPGVHSARFMEDYSYEQKMLFILEMLKNKQNRAARFVCAAAYYDPIEKIVLSCERDVKGKISDSIRGTGGFGYDPIFIPDGYETTFGEMIEEKHKLSHRYKAFSDLFEKLDDIIFFK, encoded by the coding sequence ATGCTCCTGATCGCGACCAGAAACAAACACAAAATTGAAGAAATAAAAAGGTTTGTACCGCGAGAAATAGAAGTTGTATCGCTTGACGATTTAGGTGTGAAATTACAAGCCCCTGAAGACGGTAATAGCTTTGTCGAAAATTCCATCAAAAAGGCCATTTTCTATGGAAATATCACAAAGCAGAGGACCATAGCCGATGACTCGGGACTTGTCATAGATGCACTTGATGGCTTTCCCGGTGTTCATTCGGCAAGGTTCATGGAAGATTATTCATATGAGCAGAAGATGCTATTCATCTTGGAAATGCTCAAAAACAAACAAAACAGAGCGGCGAGATTTGTTTGTGCAGCCGCTTACTACGATCCTATCGAGAAAATAGTATTGTCTTGTGAGAGAGATGTCAAAGGCAAGATTAGTGACAGCATAAGGGGTACAGGTGGGTTTGGCTATGATCCAATCTTCATACCAGATGGATATGAAACCACCTTTGGTGAGATGATAGAAGAAAAACATAAATTGAGTCACAGATATAAAGCTTTCAGTGATCTTTTTGAAAAACTCGATGATATAATCTTTTTCAAGTAG
- a CDS encoding PDC sensor domain-containing protein, producing MKKLRSKMLVWFLIPVILLATGIAFVVYTNVSKSSILMAETAAQKIVSLGSRTVTEWLLRIIDRIKVLAEKKVIAQVTLEGSEDLFISWSEGIARSTKAQEADITQKSYFKQIFEGKDLIISEPERSVFSSNPVFVVAAAFKDYQGQVMGLYGATIPLETLAKMVKDIQLGETSFPLVVTSKGTVMVHSDQSQVMNLDITSADEKLGYKGLSEIGKRMIKGEIGYGKYSDDKGVVRYVFFAPVESSPGW from the coding sequence GTGAAAAAACTTCGTTCAAAGATGCTTGTGTGGTTTTTGATACCGGTCATCCTACTCGCAACGGGTATAGCTTTTGTTGTCTACACAAATGTTTCTAAATCATCGATCCTCATGGCAGAAACAGCTGCACAAAAGATTGTTAGCCTCGGTAGCAGAACTGTAACCGAATGGCTTTTAAGGATCATTGATAGAATTAAGGTTTTAGCTGAGAAAAAAGTAATAGCACAGGTCACACTTGAAGGGTCAGAAGATCTGTTCATATCTTGGTCAGAAGGTATTGCACGTTCAACCAAAGCACAAGAAGCGGACATAACTCAAAAATCATATTTCAAGCAGATCTTTGAAGGAAAGGATTTGATAATCAGTGAACCTGAACGATCGGTTTTCTCAAGCAATCCCGTCTTTGTTGTGGCTGCTGCTTTTAAGGACTATCAAGGACAGGTAATGGGATTGTATGGAGCCACTATTCCACTTGAGACACTCGCAAAAATGGTGAAAGATATTCAACTTGGAGAGACGAGTTTTCCATTGGTTGTTACCTCCAAAGGTACGGTCATGGTTCATTCCGACCAATCACAGGTCATGAATCTTGATATTACCAGTGCAGATGAAAAACTGGGTTATAAAGGTTTGAGTGAGATTGGAAAGAGAATGATTAAAGGTGAGATTGGTTATGGAAAATACTCAGATGATAAAGGTGTTGTCAGATATGTATTTTTCGCACCTGTTGAATCATCACCGGGTTGGTAA
- a CDS encoding AAA family ATPase, whose protein sequence is MTVDEARFLSKKIMEAGEVPLLVGHFGVGKTDVARQIAKETNRKLVILILSQMEPGDLIGLPSKQNEQTVFLRPDWWPEDGNAIILLDEINRAHRSIRNAIMQLVIDKRIHNHVLPEGTWIMATMNPPDDEYDQADLITDPAFISRFFIIEISPSIEEWKLWAQQNNVDETIIQFIEKFPEFLYTHSPMSLRVELRPSPRSWYKLSNVLKIMDENEKKKYGYSLACGILGPEAAKVFVESGYNESIPMPQLVLLQGIEKTLKDDTDRANSLTLRLIDYFSKLDDQTIELLQANISRVAKNISDLAFILPRDSFYALIRYITDRASNGEKNSQFFDKLIENLAAFDQVRSILDEI, encoded by the coding sequence TTGACAGTAGATGAAGCGCGGTTTTTGAGTAAAAAGATCATGGAAGCCGGAGAAGTTCCATTATTGGTTGGACATTTTGGAGTTGGGAAAACAGATGTGGCAAGACAAATCGCCAAAGAAACCAACAGAAAACTCGTGATTCTGATTCTTTCTCAGATGGAGCCTGGAGATCTCATAGGCCTTCCATCAAAACAAAATGAACAGACGGTCTTTCTAAGACCAGACTGGTGGCCCGAAGATGGCAATGCGATAATTTTATTAGACGAGATAAATCGAGCGCACAGATCGATAAGAAATGCGATCATGCAACTTGTAATAGATAAAAGAATCCACAATCACGTATTGCCAGAAGGTACATGGATCATGGCAACGATGAACCCACCAGATGATGAATACGATCAAGCCGATTTGATAACAGATCCTGCATTCATCTCACGCTTTTTCATAATTGAGATATCACCATCAATCGAAGAGTGGAAACTATGGGCACAGCAAAACAATGTCGATGAAACTATAATTCAGTTCATTGAAAAATTCCCTGAATTTCTTTACACGCATTCTCCCATGTCCCTGAGAGTCGAATTAAGACCCAGCCCCAGAAGTTGGTACAAATTGAGCAATGTCTTGAAGATAATGGATGAAAACGAGAAAAAGAAATATGGATATTCCTTGGCATGTGGGATACTTGGGCCGGAAGCCGCAAAGGTCTTTGTTGAGTCTGGTTACAATGAATCGATTCCTATGCCACAACTTGTTTTACTACAAGGTATTGAGAAAACTCTTAAAGACGATACAGATCGTGCTAATTCATTAACACTTCGGCTTATAGACTATTTTTCCAAACTCGATGATCAGACGATCGAGTTACTCCAGGCGAATATTTCAAGAGTTGCAAAAAACATAAGCGACCTTGCCTTTATCCTCCCCAGAGACTCCTTTTATGCCTTGATCAGATACATCACTGACAGGGCATCGAATGGAGAGAAAAACTCGCAATTTTTCGATAAACTGATCGAAAACCTTGCAGCCTTTGATCAAGTGAGATCGATACTCGATGAAATCTGA
- the rsgA gene encoding ribosome small subunit-dependent GTPase A, with protein sequence MRSRGIVVKFMSNVLIVEDSKTYERIRCYLRGRFKLQGLRPIVGDVVEYVKVSDAGVVESVLKRKNELPKPRVANIDQVVCVHTIKKPEVPLLMLDKLLVLVEEAKLNAVLVLNKIDLLDETDQDRKKSFIDTYSKIYPVVCTSTKTGEGIEELKNHFKDRLSVFAGPSGVGKSSLLNSICPGINLRTQEISEKIERGKHTTTAAELIRLPFGGFVADTPGFSLIEMDHIKPENLKLYFPEILENNKCLFKDCTHIDEPGCKIKELVKKGEIAVSRYENYLEIYREVSKQW encoded by the coding sequence CTGAGAAGTAGAGGAATTGTGGTAAAATTCATGTCCAATGTTTTAATTGTTGAAGATTCGAAAACCTATGAAAGGATAAGATGTTATCTGAGGGGTCGTTTTAAACTTCAAGGATTAAGGCCAATAGTGGGAGATGTTGTTGAATATGTCAAGGTGAGCGATGCGGGAGTTGTCGAATCTGTTCTGAAAAGAAAGAATGAATTGCCAAAACCAAGGGTGGCGAATATAGATCAAGTGGTTTGTGTTCACACCATCAAGAAACCCGAGGTTCCTCTTTTGATGCTTGATAAACTACTTGTTTTAGTTGAAGAGGCAAAGCTCAATGCCGTGCTCGTACTCAACAAAATAGATTTACTTGATGAGACAGATCAAGATAGGAAAAAATCTTTCATCGATACGTATTCAAAAATCTACCCTGTCGTATGTACAAGCACAAAAACTGGTGAAGGTATCGAGGAGTTGAAAAATCATTTCAAAGATAGATTATCTGTTTTTGCAGGGCCTTCTGGTGTAGGAAAGAGTAGTCTTTTGAACAGTATCTGTCCTGGGATAAATCTCAGAACACAGGAGATCTCTGAAAAAATCGAAAGAGGAAAACACACAACTACGGCAGCCGAATTGATACGTTTGCCATTTGGAGGCTTTGTTGCCGATACGCCTGGATTTTCGCTCATAGAAATGGACCACATCAAACCAGAGAATCTGAAGTTGTATTTTCCAGAAATACTCGAGAATAATAAATGCTTGTTCAAAGATTGCACTCACATCGATGAGCCAGGATGTAAGATCAAAGAACTTGTTAAAAAAGGTGAGATCGCCGTGAGTAGGTACGAGAATTATCTTGAAATATACAGGGAAGTGAGTAAGCAATGGTGA